The Camelina sativa cultivar DH55 chromosome 14, Cs, whole genome shotgun sequence genome includes a window with the following:
- the LOC104739448 gene encoding syntaxin-related protein KNOLLE isoform X1, producing MNDLMTKSFMSYVDLKKAAMKDMEAGPEYDLEMASAKADKIGENLSSFLEEAEYVKAEIGLIRETLARVEQYNEESKGVHKAESVKSLRNKISNEIVSGLRKAKSIKSKLEEMDKANREIKRLSGTPVYRSRTAVTNGLRKMLKEVMMEFQGLRQRMMSEYKEVVERRYFTVTGEHPDDEMIEKIITDNAGGEEFLTRAIQEHGKGKVLETVVEIQDRYDAAKEIEKSLLELHQVFLDMAVMVEAQGEQMDEIEHHVMNASHYVNDGANELKTAKNHQRSSRKWMCIGIIVLLLIILIVVIPIITSFTSS from the exons ATGAATGACTTGATGACGAAATCGTTTATGAGTTACGTTGACTTGAAAAAAGCGGCGATGAAGGATATGGAAGCAGGTCCTGAGTATGATCTTGAGATGGCTTCGGCTAAAGCTGACAAGATCGGTGAGAATCTTTCCTCTTTCTTAGAAGAAGCAGAGTATGTGAAAGCAGAGATTGGTTTGATTCGCGAGACACTAGCTAGGGTCGAGCAGTACAACGAAGAGAGTAAAGGTGTTCACAAGGCTGAGTCCGTCAAGTCTCTTCGCAACAAGATCTCTAACGAGATTGTCTCGGGTTTGAGGAAGGCCAAATCGATCAAGTCGAAgcttgaagagatggataaagCCAACAGGGAGATCAAAAGGCTCTCTGGAACTCCGGTTTACAGGAGCAGGACAGCTGTGACCAATGGTCTGAGGAAGATGCTGAAGGAAGTGATGATGGAGTTTCAAGGGCTGAGGCAGAGGATGATGAGTGAGTACAAGGAGGTTGTTGAGAGAAGGTACTTCACTGTCACTGGAGAACACCCTGATGATGAGATGATTGAGAAGATCATCACTGATAACGCTGGAGGTGAAGAGTTTCTCACTCGTGCGATCCAGGAACATGGTAAAGGAAAGGTCTTGGAAACTGTGGTTGAGATTCAGGATAG GTATGATGCTGCCAAGGAGATTGAGAAGAGTCTGTTGGAGCTTCATCAGGTGTTTCTGGATATGGCTGTGATGGTTGAAGCACAAGGTGAACAGATGGATGAAATTGAGCATCATGTGATGAACGCCAGCCATTACGTGAATGATGGGGCTAACGAGCTCAAAACTGCAAAGAATCATCAGAGAAGCAGCAGGAAGTGGATGTGCATTGGTATCATTGTGCTGCTTTTGATCATTCTCATTGTTGTCATCCCAATCATTACCAGTTTCACCTCTTCTTGA
- the LOC104739451 gene encoding uncharacterized protein LOC104739451 isoform X2, protein MAKYNEIAKKKREAKADRKRAIHGHPLTNKLKTRVPVPSVSGKRQRKLLRKWRREQKDMVDKGLVTMEDVEMAAAEAASEDTKKSPKKFSVKKNLKLNKLKNKGKKKTNQKASSQGSASADQMLE, encoded by the exons ATGGCCAAGTACAACGAAAtcgcgaagaagaagagagaggcgAAAGCTGATAGAAAACGAGCCATTCACGGACATCCTCTCACTAATAAATTGAAGACCAGAGTTCCCGTCCCTTCCGTCTCCGGTAAACGTCAGAGAAAGCTCCTTCGCAAATGGCGCCGA GAGCAAAAAGATATGGTGGACAAGGGTCTTGTTACCATGGAAGATGTAGAGATGGCTGCTGCTGAAG CTGCATCAGAAGACACCAAGAAATCTCCCAAAAAATTTAGCGTAAAGAAGAACTTGAAGCTCAATAAACTAAAGAATAAAG GcaaaaagaagacaaaccaGAAAGCCAGCAGCCAAGGATCTGCATCTGCTGATCAAATGCTAGAATGA
- the LOC104739448 gene encoding syntaxin-related protein KNOLLE isoform X3, translated as MNDLMTKSFMSYVDLKKAAMKDMEAGPEYDLEMASAKADKIGENLSSFLEEAEYVKAEIGLIRETLARVEQYNEESKGVHKISNEIVSGLRKAKSIKSKLEEMDKANREIKRLSGTPVYRSRTAVTNGLRKMLKEVMMEFQGLRQRMMSEYKEVVERRYFTVTGEHPDDEMIEKIITDNAGGEEFLTRAIQEHGKGKVLETVVEIQDRYDAAKEIEKSLLELHQVFLDMAVMVEAQGEQMDEIEHHVMNASHYVNDGANELKTAKNHQRSSRKWMCIGIIVLLLIILIVVIPIITSFTSS; from the exons ATGAATGACTTGATGACGAAATCGTTTATGAGTTACGTTGACTTGAAAAAAGCGGCGATGAAGGATATGGAAGCAGGTCCTGAGTATGATCTTGAGATGGCTTCGGCTAAAGCTGACAAGATCGGTGAGAATCTTTCCTCTTTCTTAGAAGAAGCAGAGTATGTGAAAGCAGAGATTGGTTTGATTCGCGAGACACTAGCTAGGGTCGAGCAGTACAACGAAGAGAGTAAAGGTGTTCACAAG ATCTCTAACGAGATTGTCTCGGGTTTGAGGAAGGCCAAATCGATCAAGTCGAAgcttgaagagatggataaagCCAACAGGGAGATCAAAAGGCTCTCTGGAACTCCGGTTTACAGGAGCAGGACAGCTGTGACCAATGGTCTGAGGAAGATGCTGAAGGAAGTGATGATGGAGTTTCAAGGGCTGAGGCAGAGGATGATGAGTGAGTACAAGGAGGTTGTTGAGAGAAGGTACTTCACTGTCACTGGAGAACACCCTGATGATGAGATGATTGAGAAGATCATCACTGATAACGCTGGAGGTGAAGAGTTTCTCACTCGTGCGATCCAGGAACATGGTAAAGGAAAGGTCTTGGAAACTGTGGTTGAGATTCAGGATAG GTATGATGCTGCCAAGGAGATTGAGAAGAGTCTGTTGGAGCTTCATCAGGTGTTTCTGGATATGGCTGTGATGGTTGAAGCACAAGGTGAACAGATGGATGAAATTGAGCATCATGTGATGAACGCCAGCCATTACGTGAATGATGGGGCTAACGAGCTCAAAACTGCAAAGAATCATCAGAGAAGCAGCAGGAAGTGGATGTGCATTGGTATCATTGTGCTGCTTTTGATCATTCTCATTGTTGTCATCCCAATCATTACCAGTTTCACCTCTTCTTGA
- the LOC104739448 gene encoding syntaxin-related protein KNOLLE isoform X2, whose product MNDLMTKSFMSYVDLKKAAMKDMEAGPEYDLEMASAKADKIGENLSSFLEEAEYVKAEIGLIRETLARVEQYNEESKGVHKAESVKSLRNKISNEIVSGLRKAKSIKSKLEEMDKANREIKRLSGTPVYRSRTAVTNGLRKMLKEVMMEFQGLRQRMMSEYKEVVERRYFTVTGEHPDDEMIEKIITDNAGGEEFLTRAIQEHGKGKVLETVVEIQDRYDAAKEIEKSLLELHQVFLDMAVMVEAQGEQMDEIEHHVMNASHYVNDGANELKTAKNHQRSSRKWMCIGIIVLLLIILIVVIPIITSFTSS is encoded by the exons ATGAATGACTTGATGACGAAATCGTTTATGAGTTACGTTGACTTGAAAAAAGCGGCGATGAAGGATATGGAAGCAGGTCCTGAGTATGATCTTGAGATGGCTTCGGCTAAAGCTGACAAGATCGGTGAGAATCTTTCCTCTTTCTTAGAAGAAGCAGAGTATGTGAAAGCAGAGATTGGTTTGATTCGCGAGACACTAGCTAGGGTCGAGCAGTACAACGAAGAGAGTAAAGGTGTTCACAAGGCTGAGTCCGTCAAGTCTCTTCGCAACAAGATCTCTAACGAGATTGTCTCGGGTTTGAGGAAGGCCAAATCGATCAAGTCGAAgcttgaagagatggataaagCCAACAGGGAGATCAAAAGGCTCTCTGGAACTCCGGTTTACAGGAGCAGGACAGCTGTGACCAATGGTCTGAGGAAGATGCTGAAGGAAGTGATGATGGAGTTTCAAGGGCTGAGGCAGAGGATGATGAGTGAGTACAAG GAGGTTGTTGAGAGAAGGTACTTCACTGTCACTGGAGAACACCCTGATGATGAGATGATTGAGAAGATCATCACTGATAACGCTGGAGGTGAAGAGTTTCTCACTCGTGCGATCCAGGAACATGGTAAAGGAAAGGTCTTGGAAACTGTGGTTGAGATTCAGGATAGGTATGATGCTGCCAAGGAGATTGAGAAGAGTCTGTTGGAGCTTCATCAGGTGTTTCTGGATATGGCTGTGATGGTTGAAGCACAAGGTGAACAGATGGATGAAATTGAGCATCATGTGATGAACGCCAGCCATTACGTGAATGATGGGGCTAACGAGCTCAAAACTGCAAAGAATCATCAGAGAAGCAGCAGGAAGTGGATGTGCATTGGTATCATTGTGCTGCTTTTGATCATTCTCATTGTTGTCATCCCAATCATTACCAGTTTCACCTCTTCTTGA
- the LOC104739444 gene encoding uncharacterized protein LOC104739444, producing the protein MMMKSVCSISTAPLIRSSPFKSLSRTSLNHRFTLKSPASLYLSHPTSCCFSNPWSSQESLDSSHGGMSKASISVFVGDSLKNLKMQVGSPAISLHSINPLAKLSLSDQAFLLLAFIACTTSVAFTSLVIAAIPTLLAMGRAATSFAKLADTARKELPSTLAAVRLSGMEISDLTLELSDLSQDIADGVNKSAKAVQAAEAGIKQIGTLAQQQTLSMIEERANLPEISLQPVVAGAAEKTSQVIGSATKRLMTIITGGDKDEEEDTLGI; encoded by the exons atgatgatgaaatctGTTTGCTCGATTTCTACAGCTCCATTGATTCGGTCGTCTCCATTTAAATCTCTTTCTCGAACAAGCTTGAATCATCGATTTACCCTCAAGAGTCCAGCTTCGCTCTACTTATCCCATCCAACAAGTTGCTGTTTTTCGAACCCATGGAGTTCTCAGGAATCATTGGATTCTTCCCATGGTGGAATGTCTAAGGCATCGATTAGTGTATTTGTAGGTGATTCGCTTAAAAACCTCAAGATGCAAGTGGGCAGCCCTGCTATTTCTCTGCATTCTATCAATCCATTAGCCAAGCTGAGTCTGAGTGATCAGGCATTTCTTCTATTGGCCTTCATCGCTTGCACG ACTTCAGTGGCTTTTACCAGTCTTGTGATTGCAGCCATTCCCACACTTCTG GCCATGGGTAGAGCTGCAACTTCCTTTGCGAAGTTAGCTGACACAGCACGCAAAGAGCTCCCTAGTACCTTGGCAGCCGTAAGGCTCTCCGGCATGGAAATAAGTGATCTTACTCTTGAATTGAGCGATCTAAG CCAAGATATAGCTGATGGggtaaacaaatcagcaaaaGCGGTTCAAGCAGCTGAAGCTGGAATCAAACAGATTGGAACACTTGCACAACAGCAAACTCTCT CAATGATTGAAGAGAGAGCAAATTTACCAGAAATATCGCTGCAACCTGTAGTGGCTGGTGCAGCCGAGAAAACTTCTCAAGTAATCGGCAGTGCAACCAAGAGACTGATGACCATCATAACCGGAGGGgacaaggatgaagaagaagataccttAGGCATTTAG
- the LOC104743187 gene encoding violaxanthin de-epoxidase, chloroplastic-like — protein LFQIKCGDLFENKVVDEFNECAVTRKKCVPKKSDLGEFPAPDPSVLVQNFNIGDFSGKWYITSGLNPTFDAFDCQLHEFHTEGENKLVGNISWRIKTLDSGFFTRSAVQTFVQDPNQPGVLYNHDNEYLHYQDDWYILSSKIENKPEDYIFVYYRGRNDAWDGYGGAVVYTRSSVLPNSIVPELEKAAKSIGRDFSTFIRTDNTCGPEPPLVERLEKTVEEGERIIVKEVEEIEEEVEKEVEKVGKTEMTLFQRLAEGFNELKQDEENFVRELSKEEMEFLDEIKMEANEVEKLFGKALPIRKVR, from the exons TTATTTCAGATTAAATGCGGGGATCTTTTTGAGAACAAGGTAGTTGATGAGTTCAACGAGTGTGCTGTGACGAGGAAAAAGTGTGTTCCTAAAAAATCTGATCTCGGAGAGTTTCCTGCCCCTGACCCTTCTGTTCTAGTCCAGAACTTCAACATCGGAGACTTTAGTGGGAAGTGGTACATTACAAGTGGCTTGAATCCTACCTTTGATGCCTTTGACTGCCAGCTGCATGAGTTCCATACAGAAGGTGAAAACAAGCTTGTTGGAAACATCTCTTGGAGAATAAAGACCCTAGACAGTGGGTTCTTTACTAGGTCAGCCGTACAGACGTTTGTTCAAGATCCTAACCAACCTGGTGTTCTCTATAATCATGACAACGAGTACCTTCACTATCAAGATGACTG GTATATTTTGTCATCAAAGATCGAGAATAAACCTGAAGACTATATTTTTGTGTACTACCGTGGGCGAAACGATGCTTGGGATGGATATGGTGGTGCGGTTGTGTATACGAGAAGTTCTGTATTACCCAATAGCATTGTACCAGAACTTGAAAAAGCAGCAAAAAGTATAGGCAGAGACTTCAGTACATTCATTAGAACAGATAACACATGTGGTCCTGAACCTCCGCTGGTGGAAAGACTTGAGAAGACGGTGGAAGAAGGGGAAAGAATAATCGTAAAGGAGGTTGAAGAGATAGAAGAGGAAGTAGAGAAGGAAGTGGAGAAAGTCGGTAAGACTGAGATGACCTTGTTCCAGAGATTGGCTGAAGGGTTTAATGAATTAAAGCAAGACGAGGAGAATTTTGTGAGAGAGTTAAGcaaagaagagatggagtttTTGGATGAGATCAAAATGGAAGCAAATGAGGTTGAAAAATTGTTTGGGAAAGCTTTGCCAATCAGGAAGGTCAGGTAG
- the LOC104739450 gene encoding thioredoxin-like 1-1, chloroplastic encodes MAEVISKTSLFVGASCGNHHRVVDDFSVSPVSFGGFGLKKSFSCLLKVKNQKPLRSVFLGKQIVLGGGAQTESFKRSSSSITAQTTLRIGTAQKWWEKGLKENMREISSAQELVDSLTNAGDKLVVVDFFSPGCGGCKALHPKICQFAEMNPDVQFLQVNYEEHKSMCYSLGVHVLPFFRFYRGSQGRVCSFSCTNATIKKFRDALAKHGPDRCSLGPTKGLEEKELVALAANKELNFTYTPKPVPAEKEAATPHSNPSLPVPLPSMSNNDGKTLVSAGR; translated from the exons ATGGCGGAAGTGATTAGCAAAACGAGTTTGTTCGTAGGAGCTTCTTGTGGGAATCATCACCGTGTTGttgatgatttctctgtttctcctgTTAGTTTTGGTGGGTTTGGTTTGAAAAAGAGTTTCTCTTGTCTTCTTAAGGTTAAGAATCAAAAGCCTCTTAGAAGTGTTTTCCTTGGTAAACAGATCGTTCTCGGAGGAGGTGCTCAAACCGAGAGCTTCAAAAGGAGCTCTTCTTCCATCACAGCTCAg ACGACTCTGAGGATTGGGACAGCTCAGAAGTGGTGGGAGAAAGGTCTGAAAGAAAACATGAGAGAGATCTCTTCAGCTCAAGAACTCGTTGACTCTCTCACCAACGCTGGTGAtaagcttgttgttgttgatttcttCTCCCCTGGCTGTGGCGGCTGTAAGGCTCTTCATCCTAAG ATATGTCAGTTTGCAGAGATGAACCCTGATGTGCAGTTTCTTCAGGTGAATTACGAGGAGCACAAGTCCATGTGTTACAGCCTCGGTGTCCATGTCCTCCCGTTTTTCCGATTCTACCGAGGCTCTCAGGGTCGTGTTTGCAGCTTTAGCTGTACCAATGCCACG atCAAGAAATTCAGAGATGCATTGGCAAAGCATGGACCAGATAGGTGCAGCCTTGGACCAACCAAAGGTCTTGAAGAGAAAGAGCTTGTGGCACTTGCTGCCAACAAAGAACTCAACTTTACTTACACACCAAAGCCTGTACCAGCTGAGAAAGAAGCTGCCACTCCTCATTCAAACCCAAGTCTCCCTGTTCCTCTTCCGTCCATGAGCAACAACGACGGAAAAACATTGGTCTCCGCAGGGAGATGA
- the LOC104739446 gene encoding RNA polymerase sigma factor sigB-like, with translation MSSCLLPQFKCQPDSFSIHFRTSFSVSKQNKGSVFFQPQCAVSTSPALLTSTLDVAKLRLPSFDTDSDSRISDRQWTFTGTIGPSTEAKYLEALASETLLTSDEAVVAAAAAEAVALARAAVKVAKDATSFKNSSNNTKLLISSTADKRSKWDQFTEKERAGILGHLVVSDTGIVSAKTTAPDSKKEPSDDLISEKQEVELVEEQPSASLAVRSTRQTERKARRAKGLEKSASAIPSVKTGSSPRKKRFVAQEVDHNDPLRYLRMTTGSSKLLTVREEHELSAGIQDLLKLERLQAELTERCGRQPTFSQWASAAGVDQKSLRKRINHGTQCKDKMIKSNIRLVISIAKNYQGAGMNLQDLVQEGCRGLVRGAEKFDATKGFKFSTYAHWWIKQAVRKSLSDQSRMIRLPFHMVEATYRVKEARKQLYTEKGRHPENEEVAEATGLSMKRLMAVLLSPKPPRSLDQKIGMNQNLKPSEVIADPEAETSEDILIKQFMRQDLDKVLDSLGTREKQVIRWRFGMEDGRMKTLQEIGELMGVSRERVRQIESSAFRKLKNKKRSNHLQQYLVAQS, from the exons AtgtcttcttgtcttcttcctcagtTCAAGTGCCAACCTGATTCCTTCTCTATTCACTTCAGAACCTCTTTCTCCGTCT CAAAGCAAAATAAGGGTTCAGTCTTTTTCCAACCGCAATGTGCAGTATCTACGTCTCCGGCATTATTAACTTCTACGCTTGATGTGGCAAAGCTTAGACTACCCTCTTTCGATACTGATTCAGATTCCCGAATATCAGACAGGCAATGGACTTTTACGGGAACCATTGGTCCTTCCACTGAG GCAAAATATTTAGAAGCTTTAGCCTCTGAAACACTTCTCACCAGTGATGAAGCTGTagttgcagcagcagcagctgaaGCAGTGGCCCTTGCAAGAGCTGCTGTCAAAGTTGCAAAAGATGCCACATCATTTAAGAACAGTAGTAACAACACGAAACTGTTAATTTCTTCAACAGCAGACAAACGCTCCAAGTGGGACCAGTTTACTGAGAAGGAACGTGCTGGCATATTGGGACATCTAGTGGTTTCAGACACTGGAATTGTGAGTGCTAAAACCACTGCACCTGACTCTAAAAAAGAGCCGTCTGATGATTTAATATCAGAAAAACAAGAAGTTGAGCTTGTGGAGGAGCAACCTTCAGCGAGTTTAGCTGTGAGATCTACACGCCAAACTGAAAGGAAAGCTCGGAGGGCAAAAGGGTTAGAGAAATCGGCATCAGCTATTCCGTCTGTGAAGACTGGTTCAAGCCCTAGAAAGAAACGTTTTGTTGCTCAAGAAGTTGACCATAATGATCCTTTGCGTTATCTTAGAATGACAACAGGCAGTTCCAAGCTTCTCACTGTCAGAGAAGAACATGAGCTATCTGCAGGAATACAG GACCTTCTGAAGTTAGAAAGACTTCAAGCAGAACTTACTGAACGTTGTGGCCGTCAGCCAACCTTTTCACAGTGGGCTTCTGCTGCTGGAGTCGATCAAAAATCTTTAAGGAAACGTATAAATCACGGCACACAATGCAAAGACAAAATGATTAAAAGCAACATTCGTCTCGTCATTTCCATTGCAAAGAATTATCAAGGAGCTGGGATGAACCTCCAAGATCTTGTCCAG GAAGGGTGTAGAGGGCTTGTAAGGGGAGCAGAGAAGTTTGATGCTAcaaaaggttttaaattttcaacTTATGCGCATTGGTGGATCAAGCAAGCAGTGCGGAAGTCTCTCTCTGATCAGTCCAGAATGATAAGATTGCCT TTTCACATGGTAGAGGCCACATATCGAGTGAAAGAGGCACGAAAGCAATTGTACACTGAAAAAGGTAGGCATCCAGAGAACGAAGAAGTTGCAGAGGCAACAGGGCTGTCTATGAAAAGGCTCATGGCGGTGCTACTCTCTCCTAAACCTCCGAGGTCGCTAGACCAGAAGATTGGAATGAATCAAAACCTCAAACCTTCG GAAGTGATAGCAGATCCTGAAGCAGAAACATCAGAAGATATTCTGATAAAGCAGTTCATGAGGCAGGACTTGGACAAAGTGTTGGACTCGTTGGGTACGAGGGAGAAGCAAGTGATACGTTGGAGATTTGGGATGGAGGATGGAAGAATGAAGACGTTGCAAGAGATCGGAGAGTTGATGGGAGTTAGCCGGGAAAGAGTGAGGCAGATAGAGTCCTCTGCATTCAGGaaactcaagaacaagaagagaagcaaCCATTTGCAGCAATACTTGGTTGCacaatcataa
- the LOC104739451 gene encoding uncharacterized protein LOC104739451 isoform X1, whose amino-acid sequence MAKYNEIAKKKREAKADRKRAIHGHPLTNKLKTRVPVPSVSGKRQRKLLRKWRREQKDMVDKGLVTMEDVEMAAAEAASEDTKKSPKKFSVKKNLKLNKLKNKAGKKKTNQKASSQGSASADQMLE is encoded by the exons ATGGCCAAGTACAACGAAAtcgcgaagaagaagagagaggcgAAAGCTGATAGAAAACGAGCCATTCACGGACATCCTCTCACTAATAAATTGAAGACCAGAGTTCCCGTCCCTTCCGTCTCCGGTAAACGTCAGAGAAAGCTCCTTCGCAAATGGCGCCGA GAGCAAAAAGATATGGTGGACAAGGGTCTTGTTACCATGGAAGATGTAGAGATGGCTGCTGCTGAAG CTGCATCAGAAGACACCAAGAAATCTCCCAAAAAATTTAGCGTAAAGAAGAACTTGAAGCTCAATAAACTAAAGAATAAAG CAGGcaaaaagaagacaaaccaGAAAGCCAGCAGCCAAGGATCTGCATCTGCTGATCAAATGCTAGAATGA
- the LOC104739447 gene encoding violaxanthin de-epoxidase, chloroplastic: MAVATHCFTSPCHDRIRFFSSDDGIGRLGISRKRINGTFLVKILPPILNADLRTNGRSSRPLSASRSRISKGIFDILSLPSKNELKELSTPLLLKLVGVFACAFLIVPSADAVDALKTCACLLKGCRIELAKCISNPACAANVACLQTCNNRPDETECQIKCGDLFENKVVDEFNECAVTRKKCVPKKSDLGEFPAPDPSVLVQNFNIGDFSGKWYITSGLNPTFDAFDCQLHEFHTEGENKLVGNISWRIKTLDSGFFTRSAVQTFVQDPNQPGVLYNHDNEYLHYQDDWYILSSKIENKPEDYIFVYYRGRNDAWDGYGGAVVYTRSSVLPNSIVPELEKAAKSIGRDFSTFIRTDNTCGPEPPLVERLEKTVEEGERIIVKEVEEIEEEVEKEVEKVGKTEMTLFQRLAEGFNELKQDEENFVRELSKEEMEFLDEIKMEANEVEKLFGKALPIRKVR; this comes from the exons ATGGCAGTAGCTACACACTGTTTCACTTCACCTTGTCATGACCGTATTCGATTTTTCTCAAGTGATGATGGTATTGGTAGGCTTGGCATTTCAAGAAAAAGGATCAATGGCACATTCTTGGTCAAGATTTTGCCCCCTATCCTAAATGCTGATCTTAGAACAAATGGGAGATCCTCACGTCCCTTATCTGCATCCAGGTCACGTATCTCTAAg GGAATATTTGACATTTTGTCATTACCATCAAAAAATGAACTGAAGGAGCTGAGCACTCCGCTGCTGCTGAAGCTCGTTGGTGTTTTTGCGTGTGCGTTCCTCATAGTTCCTTCTGCAGACGCGGTTGACGCACTCAAAACTTGTGCATGCTTATTGAAGGGATGCAG GATAGAACTCGCAAAGTGCATTTCCAACCCTGCCTGTGCAGCCAATGTTGCGTGCCTCCAGACCTGTAATAACCGTCCAGATGAAACCGAGTGCCAG ATTAAATGCGGGGATCTTTTTGAGAACAAGGTAGTTGATGAGTTCAACGAGTGTGCTGTGACGAGGAAAAAGTGTGTTCCTAAAAAATCTGATCTCGGAGAGTTTCCTGCCCCTGACCCTTCTGTTCTAGTCCAGAACTTCAACATCGGAGACTTTAGTGGGAAGTGGTACATTACAAGTGGCTTGAATCCTACCTTTGATGCCTTTGACTGCCAGCTGCATGAGTTCCATACAGAAGGTGAAAACAAGCTTGTTGGAAACATCTCTTGGAGAATAAAGACCCTAGACAGTGGATTCTTTACTAGGTCAGCCGTACAGACGTTTGTTCAAGATCCTAACCAACCTGGTGTTCTCTATAATCATGACAACGAGTACCTTCACTATCAAGATGACTG GTATATATTGTCATCAAAGATCGAGAATAAACCTGAAGACTATATTTTTGTGTACTACCGTGGGCGAAACGATGCTTGGGATGGATATGGTGGTGCGGTTGTGTATACGAGAAGTTCTGTATTACCCAATAGCATTGTACCAGAACTTGAAAAAGCAGCAAAAAGTATAGGCAGAGACTTCAGTACATTCATTAGAACAGATAACACATGTGGTCCTGAACCTCCGCTGGTGGAAAGACTTGAGAAGACGGTGGAAGAAGGGGAAAGAATAATCGTAAAGGAGGTTGAAGAGATAGAAGAGGAAGTAGAGAAGGAAGTGGAGAAAGTCGGTAAGACTGAGATGACCTTGTTCCAGAGATTGGCTGAAGGATTTAATGAATTAAAGCAAGACGAGGAGAATTTTGTGAGAGAGTTAAGcaaagaagagatggagtttTTGGATGAGATCAAAATGGAAGCAAATGAGGTTGAAAAATTGTTTGGGAAAGCTTTGCCAATCAGGAAGGTCAGGTAG